A genomic window from Maridesulfovibrio sp. includes:
- a CDS encoding uracil-xanthine permease family protein codes for MSTHSTDYNFRAKDFVLGAQMLFVAFGALVLVPLLTGLDPNVALFTAGIGTLVFQVITKGKIPVFLASSFAFIAPIIYGVQTWGIPSTLCGLAAAGLFYVVLSFLIRWRGTDILKRVLPPVVTGPVIMVIGLILAPVAVFMAVGKTGDGSVVLVPEKTALIISMISLAVTVGVSLLGKGWLKLIPILCGITAGYATSLFMGLVNFDAVAAAPWVAMPKFTFPEWNLEAILFIVPVAIAPAIEHFGDVLAISSVADKDYVKDPGIHNTMLGDGLATSLAALLGGPPNTTYSEVTGAVALIKVFNPAIMTWAAIVAIILAFCGKVGAFLSTIPVPVMGGIMVLLFGAIMVVGMNTLVRAGEDLMEARNLAIVALIVIFGVGGMSLPTPFSDEFRLGGIGLAGVLGVFLNLVLPQPRK; via the coding sequence ATGAGCACACACAGTACTGATTATAATTTTAGGGCAAAAGATTTTGTCCTCGGCGCACAGATGCTTTTCGTCGCATTCGGCGCGCTTGTCCTCGTCCCTCTGTTGACCGGGCTCGATCCAAACGTTGCCCTTTTTACCGCCGGTATCGGTACACTTGTTTTTCAGGTTATTACAAAAGGTAAGATTCCTGTATTTCTGGCTTCATCTTTTGCCTTCATTGCCCCTATCATTTACGGTGTTCAGACTTGGGGGATTCCTTCCACTCTGTGCGGTCTCGCTGCTGCAGGTCTGTTCTATGTCGTGCTCAGCTTTTTGATTCGCTGGCGCGGTACCGATATCCTGAAAAGAGTACTGCCGCCGGTTGTTACCGGTCCGGTTATCATGGTTATCGGCCTGATTCTCGCTCCTGTCGCAGTTTTCATGGCTGTGGGTAAAACCGGAGATGGCTCCGTTGTTCTTGTGCCGGAAAAGACTGCGCTGATTATATCCATGATTTCCCTTGCTGTTACAGTTGGTGTTTCCCTGCTCGGTAAAGGCTGGCTCAAACTGATCCCCATTCTTTGCGGTATCACTGCAGGTTACGCAACATCTCTGTTCATGGGACTCGTGAATTTCGACGCAGTTGCGGCTGCACCGTGGGTAGCGATGCCTAAATTCACTTTCCCGGAGTGGAACCTTGAAGCTATTCTTTTTATTGTCCCGGTCGCAATCGCACCGGCTATTGAGCATTTTGGTGATGTCCTCGCTATCAGTTCTGTTGCTGATAAAGACTACGTGAAGGACCCCGGTATCCATAACACAATGCTCGGTGACGGTTTGGCTACTTCACTCGCAGCTTTGCTCGGTGGACCACCGAACACCACTTATTCCGAAGTTACCGGAGCTGTTGCACTGATTAAAGTTTTCAACCCGGCAATCATGACCTGGGCCGCAATCGTAGCCATAATTCTTGCTTTCTGCGGTAAGGTGGGCGCATTCCTTTCCACAATCCCTGTTCCGGTCATGGGCGGCATCATGGTCCTGCTTTTCGGTGCGATCATGGTTGTCGGCATGAACACCCTCGTCCGTGCAGGTGAGGACCTCATGGAGGCCCGCAACCTCGCCATTGTGGCTCTGATTGTTATTTTCGGCGTGGGCGGCATGTCTCTTCCTACTCCTTTCAGCGATGAGTTCAGGCTCGGCGGAATCGGCCTCGCCGGTGTCCTCGGAGTGTTCTTGAACCTTGTGCTGCCGCAGCCTAGAAAATAA
- the mnmA gene encoding tRNA 2-thiouridine(34) synthase MnmA, whose protein sequence is MDTGFRYPELHEMVAGRKVAMAVSGGADSLLSMVLLKESGADVAAVHGCFLGMEKAETAVAGLKKRCAELDVPLHVFDLTSEFDRLVVEPFVQEYLKGNTPNPCALCNPEVKFGVLNSAAQGFGAELLGTGHYVRIAEVARYGRVLARGADQSKDQSYFLSLVPRDSLLKAIFPLGGHSKDQTYAELDKRGVEIPLPSESQEICFVPDDDYRQFLIDRNVKLPGPGLAVLSDGRKVGKHNGLWRYTQGQRRGLGISWKAPLYVLDKDMERNLLIVGTSDELESQGCTADSFNFLVDFAEWPETVFIQTRYRQRSKPARAAQVGSSLKFDFIEPHSRPTPGQIVAVYTEEGAVLGGGIIRE, encoded by the coding sequence ATGGATACAGGGTTTAGATATCCTGAGCTGCATGAGATGGTCGCCGGGCGCAAAGTAGCCATGGCGGTCAGCGGCGGAGCCGACAGCTTGCTCTCTATGGTTCTGCTTAAAGAGAGCGGGGCGGATGTTGCTGCGGTCCACGGTTGTTTTCTGGGGATGGAAAAGGCTGAAACTGCAGTTGCCGGGTTGAAGAAAAGGTGCGCGGAACTTGATGTTCCGCTGCATGTTTTTGATCTTACCTCCGAGTTCGACCGACTTGTAGTCGAGCCGTTTGTTCAGGAATATCTTAAAGGAAATACCCCTAATCCATGTGCGCTCTGTAATCCTGAGGTAAAGTTTGGTGTGCTAAATTCCGCTGCACAAGGATTCGGAGCCGAGTTGCTCGGCACTGGACATTATGTACGCATTGCGGAGGTGGCGCGTTACGGGAGAGTTCTGGCACGCGGTGCAGATCAGTCCAAAGATCAGAGTTATTTCCTTTCACTTGTGCCACGAGATTCCTTATTGAAAGCCATTTTTCCTCTTGGCGGTCACAGTAAGGATCAGACCTATGCTGAGCTTGATAAGCGAGGTGTGGAAATCCCGCTGCCTTCAGAAAGTCAGGAGATATGCTTTGTTCCTGATGATGATTACCGCCAGTTTTTAATTGATCGGAATGTAAAGCTCCCCGGTCCGGGGTTGGCCGTACTGTCGGATGGACGGAAGGTCGGCAAACACAATGGCCTTTGGCGGTATACGCAAGGTCAGCGACGAGGGCTCGGTATTTCATGGAAAGCTCCTCTTTATGTTCTGGATAAAGATATGGAGCGCAATCTGCTTATCGTGGGAACAAGCGACGAGTTGGAATCGCAGGGATGCACTGCCGACAGTTTTAATTTCCTAGTTGATTTTGCAGAATGGCCGGAAACGGTTTTTATCCAGACCCGCTACCGTCAGCGATCCAAGCCCGCAAGGGCCGCGCAGGTTGGCAGTAGTTTAAAATTTGATTTTATTGAGCCGCATTCACGCCCTACGCCGGGCCAGATAGTGGCAGTATATACAGAAGAGGGTGCGGTTCTCGGAGGTGGTATCATCCGGGAATAG
- a CDS encoding GNAT family N-acetyltransferase, with protein MFIETQRLLLRPLKQSDAAYLSGMMQDPDVYRFILKQEPWSKSKIDSLLQSQEKLFAQHRYCLFGVEPKGTRELAGYCGVQPLENFSGSLQGEVGISWVFQKKYWGAGLATESASAFIDYVYFKTDLQSMKALIHPANRGSVRVASKLGFEFEDLVFRNGRLRILYSLPKEKYSSGFAAIPVHPQGGMLAGCL; from the coding sequence GTGTTTATCGAGACGCAAAGATTATTATTGAGGCCCCTGAAACAAAGTGATGCCGCTTACCTTTCCGGGATGATGCAGGATCCGGATGTTTACAGGTTCATTTTGAAGCAGGAGCCGTGGTCCAAAAGCAAAATTGATTCACTTCTCCAATCGCAGGAGAAGCTTTTTGCACAGCACAGGTATTGTCTGTTTGGTGTTGAACCAAAGGGAACACGTGAACTGGCCGGATATTGCGGAGTGCAGCCGCTGGAGAATTTTTCCGGATCTCTGCAAGGCGAAGTAGGCATCAGTTGGGTTTTTCAAAAAAAATATTGGGGAGCGGGACTGGCTACAGAATCCGCTTCCGCTTTCATTGATTACGTTTACTTTAAAACGGATCTGCAATCCATGAAAGCCCTCATACATCCTGCTAACCGTGGTTCTGTTCGCGTAGCATCGAAGCTTGGCTTTGAGTTCGAAGATCTTGTCTTTCGTAATGGCAGGTTGCGGATTCTGTATTCACTTCCGAAAGAAAAATATAGTTCAGGGTTTGCCGCTATTCCGGTTCATCCTCAGGGCGGCATGCTGGCAGGATGTCTTTAG
- the pssA gene encoding CDP-diacylglycerol--serine O-phosphatidyltransferase, with protein MAKEKRIPKHKGVYILPNLLTVSSLFCGFLAMNWVVEGAYEMSAVAILVSCLFDGLDGKVARLTGTSSEFGVQLDSLADAVAFGVTPAFMVYHWQLHQFGRLGMLAAFLLMACGVLRLARFNVQAGTTSKAHFIGLPIPAAGCTLSTLILFTPYIPESIAQSVLPMFTLVLVYCLAFLMVSTVRYNSFKEFGMFKAHPFSSMVTVIALFTMVASQPKFLGFVIFAGYILSGPIYTVFILSRRSNKLLGKSSKELS; from the coding sequence ATGGCAAAGGAAAAAAGAATACCAAAGCACAAGGGCGTATACATTCTGCCCAACCTTCTCACCGTGTCGAGTCTGTTTTGCGGATTCCTCGCGATGAACTGGGTTGTGGAAGGTGCATATGAGATGAGTGCTGTCGCCATTCTGGTAAGCTGTCTCTTTGACGGTCTCGACGGGAAGGTGGCAAGGTTGACCGGAACAAGCAGTGAGTTCGGCGTTCAGCTCGATTCACTTGCGGATGCGGTTGCTTTTGGTGTTACTCCTGCGTTCATGGTTTATCATTGGCAGTTACATCAGTTTGGCCGTTTAGGCATGCTGGCAGCGTTCCTGTTAATGGCTTGTGGTGTGCTCAGACTCGCCCGTTTCAATGTACAGGCCGGAACTACTTCCAAGGCTCACTTTATAGGACTGCCCATCCCTGCGGCAGGCTGTACCTTGTCTACTTTGATTCTGTTCACCCCCTATATTCCTGAAAGTATTGCACAGAGTGTACTGCCTATGTTCACTCTGGTGCTTGTATATTGTCTCGCATTTCTGATGGTGAGTACTGTCCGCTATAATTCTTTCAAAGAATTTGGCATGTTCAAAGCTCATCCCTTCAGCTCCATGGTTACCGTTATCGCGCTCTTTACCATGGTTGCCTCCCAGCCCAAATTTCTGGGTTTCGTGATTTTTGCCGGATACATTCTTTCCGGTCCTATTTACACAGTTTTCATTCTATCCCGCAGAAGCAATAAGCTACTAGGAAAGTCCTCCAAAGAATTGTCATAG
- a CDS encoding 2-isopropylmalate synthase, which translates to MSDKVYIFDTTLRDGEQSPGATMNMAEKIAMARQLEKLGVDIIEAGFPAASQGDFEAVTEIAKSVGDIQVAALCRALKGDIDRAFEAVKHAKNPRIHTFIATSDIHMKHKFNKEPDEILEMARQAVRHAVSLTPNVEFSAEDASRSRKEFLAQIVEVAIAEGATTINIPDTVGYAQPEEFGKLIEYLIKNVPNSDKAVFSVHCHNDLGLSCANTLAAIRAGARQAEVTLSGIGERAGNAALEEVIMALHTRKDYYDVETSIITEELFPSCRRLATTIGQPISPYKAIVGANAFAHESGIHQDGMLKNRQTYEIMTPESIGKKGTSIVIGKHSGRNALGSKLSEMGYELNDEQISRVFAAVKTLADKKEEIFDEDVEALVLEEAYRIHDLYRVKELSVFSGTAGVSPHAAIVLEDFSADKNNPVRMQEVGFGDGPINAVFSTINKMVNRKPKLELYSVNAVTGGTDAQGAVTVHITDNGFKSIGRGSDEDIIVASAKAYVNAINRVERMKQEKNNA; encoded by the coding sequence ATGTCTGATAAAGTTTATATTTTCGATACTACCTTGCGTGATGGCGAACAGTCCCCCGGTGCAACAATGAACATGGCCGAAAAAATAGCCATGGCCCGCCAGTTGGAAAAACTGGGTGTGGATATCATTGAAGCAGGATTTCCAGCAGCTAGTCAGGGTGATTTTGAGGCTGTAACAGAAATTGCAAAATCCGTTGGCGACATTCAGGTCGCAGCCCTCTGCCGAGCTTTGAAAGGGGATATTGACCGCGCTTTTGAAGCTGTCAAGCATGCTAAAAATCCCAGAATTCATACCTTTATCGCTACCTCTGATATCCATATGAAGCATAAGTTCAATAAGGAGCCTGACGAGATTTTGGAGATGGCCCGACAGGCTGTGCGCCACGCTGTATCTCTGACTCCTAATGTTGAATTTTCCGCAGAGGATGCATCCCGCTCCCGTAAGGAATTTCTGGCTCAAATTGTTGAGGTAGCTATTGCTGAAGGTGCAACCACTATCAATATTCCTGACACCGTTGGTTACGCGCAGCCCGAAGAATTCGGCAAGCTGATCGAGTACTTGATCAAAAATGTTCCAAACAGTGATAAAGCTGTTTTCAGTGTTCATTGCCATAACGACCTCGGTTTATCTTGTGCCAACACTTTGGCCGCTATCAGGGCAGGTGCTCGTCAGGCGGAAGTAACCCTTTCCGGTATTGGGGAACGTGCGGGGAACGCAGCTTTGGAAGAAGTTATAATGGCCCTGCATACACGTAAAGACTACTACGATGTTGAGACTTCAATAATCACTGAAGAACTGTTCCCCTCCTGCCGCAGACTGGCAACAACCATTGGTCAGCCCATATCTCCCTATAAAGCAATTGTCGGAGCGAACGCCTTTGCCCATGAGTCAGGCATCCATCAGGATGGTATGCTCAAGAACCGCCAGACTTATGAGATCATGACTCCTGAGTCCATCGGCAAAAAAGGAACTTCGATTGTTATCGGAAAACATTCCGGCCGAAATGCATTAGGTTCAAAACTCAGTGAAATGGGTTATGAATTAAATGATGAGCAGATCTCGCGTGTTTTTGCTGCAGTTAAGACCCTGGCCGACAAGAAAGAAGAAATATTTGATGAAGACGTTGAAGCTCTCGTTCTCGAAGAGGCTTACCGCATCCATGATTTGTACCGGGTAAAAGAACTGTCAGTCTTTTCAGGTACAGCCGGCGTTTCTCCGCATGCTGCAATTGTGCTGGAAGATTTTAGCGCTGATAAGAATAATCCGGTCAGGATGCAGGAAGTAGGTTTCGGAGACGGTCCTATCAACGCAGTTTTTTCAACTATCAATAAGATGGTTAACAGAAAACCTAAGCTGGAACTTTATTCTGTAAACGCAGTTACCGGTGGTACTGACGCGCAGGGTGCGGTTACGGTTCATATCACCGATAATGGTTTTAAATCAATTGGGCGCGGTTCTGACGAAGACATCATTGTCGCCAGTGCCAAAGCTTACGTCAACGCTATCAACCGGGTAGAACGTATGAAACAGGAGAAAAATAATGCCTAA
- the leuC gene encoding 3-isopropylmalate dehydratase large subunit — translation MPKTLAEKILQAHTDETVKEPGQIVRCNVSMVLANDITAPLAIKSFKAMGADQVFDKDKVALVCDHFTPNKDIDSAEQVKVVREFAHEKNITHYYEGGEVGVEHALLPELGLVGPSDIVIGADSHTCTYGGLGAFATGMGSTDIAGGMALGETWFKVPPTIKVEIEGTPGKYLGAKDYILNLIGTIGVSGALYKALEFGGSVVDNLSIEGRMTMANMAIEAGGKVGLFPADAKTLEYCKAAGRTGDVEMRADEGANYERVVKIDVTGMKPQVACPHLPDNVKPVDEVKDMRIHQAVIGSCTNGRIEDLREAAAVLKGRKADKNVRLIVLPATPNIWKQALREGLIEIFMESGAIVGPATCGPCLGGHMGILAGGERAIATTNRNFKGRMGSLESEVFLSNPAVAAASAITGIITDPEAL, via the coding sequence ATGCCTAAAACCTTAGCTGAAAAAATTTTGCAGGCTCATACCGACGAAACTGTGAAAGAGCCGGGCCAGATTGTCCGTTGTAATGTTTCCATGGTGCTGGCAAACGACATTACCGCTCCTCTAGCCATTAAGTCTTTTAAGGCTATGGGTGCGGATCAGGTCTTTGATAAGGATAAAGTTGCCCTGGTGTGCGACCACTTCACCCCTAACAAGGACATCGATTCCGCTGAGCAGGTCAAGGTCGTCCGTGAGTTCGCTCATGAAAAGAACATTACCCATTATTACGAGGGCGGTGAAGTTGGTGTTGAGCACGCACTGCTGCCCGAACTGGGACTTGTCGGACCTTCTGATATCGTAATCGGTGCTGATTCCCATACATGTACCTACGGCGGTCTCGGCGCATTTGCGACCGGAATGGGGTCTACCGACATCGCAGGTGGTATGGCTCTTGGTGAAACATGGTTTAAAGTTCCTCCGACCATCAAGGTCGAAATTGAAGGTACACCCGGTAAATATTTAGGTGCTAAAGACTACATTCTCAATCTGATCGGCACCATCGGTGTTTCCGGCGCTCTTTATAAAGCTCTTGAATTCGGTGGTTCCGTTGTGGACAATTTGTCTATCGAAGGCCGCATGACTATGGCCAACATGGCTATTGAAGCCGGTGGTAAAGTCGGCCTGTTCCCTGCTGATGCCAAGACCCTTGAGTACTGCAAGGCGGCAGGGCGTACTGGTGATGTTGAAATGCGTGCTGACGAAGGTGCAAACTACGAGCGTGTTGTTAAAATTGACGTGACCGGAATGAAACCACAGGTTGCTTGTCCGCATCTGCCGGATAACGTCAAACCTGTTGACGAAGTAAAAGATATGCGGATTCATCAGGCTGTTATCGGCTCCTGTACCAATGGTCGTATCGAAGACCTGCGTGAAGCAGCAGCAGTGCTTAAAGGTCGCAAGGCTGACAAGAATGTACGCCTGATTGTTCTGCCCGCTACCCCAAATATCTGGAAACAGGCTCTGCGCGAAGGTCTGATTGAGATTTTCATGGAGTCCGGTGCAATAGTTGGTCCCGCAACCTGCGGTCCCTGCCTAGGCGGACATATGGGTATCCTCGCCGGCGGTGAAAGAGCAATTGCTACAACTAACCGTAACTTCAAAGGCCGTATGGGTAGTCTTGAGAGTGAAGTTTTTCTTTCCAACCCCGCGGTAGCCGCAGCTTCTGCTATCACAGGTATCATTACTGATCCTGAAGCACTGTAA
- the leuD gene encoding 3-isopropylmalate dehydratase small subunit (catalyzes the isomerization between 2-isopropylmalate and 3-isopropylmalate in leucine biosynthesis), which translates to MSIKGTAHRVGAHIDTDAIIPARFLVTTDPDELGANCMEGLEEGWIKRVNKNDIMVADENFGCGSSREHAPISILGAGIPVVVAKSFARIFYRNGFNMGLILLEVGDDFKKIGDGDQLEVDAEKGEIKNFTTGETITCAPVPPFMKGILDCGGLVEYVKDRLAK; encoded by the coding sequence ATGTCTATTAAAGGTACTGCACATAGAGTCGGGGCACATATCGATACTGATGCCATTATTCCGGCCCGCTTTCTGGTTACCACCGATCCTGACGAACTCGGTGCGAATTGCATGGAAGGCCTTGAGGAAGGCTGGATCAAGCGTGTTAATAAAAATGACATCATGGTTGCCGATGAGAACTTCGGTTGTGGTTCTTCCCGTGAACATGCGCCTATTTCCATTCTCGGTGCCGGAATTCCGGTAGTTGTGGCAAAAAGCTTTGCCCGTATTTTCTACCGCAACGGCTTCAATATGGGGCTTATTCTTCTCGAAGTAGGCGATGATTTTAAAAAAATCGGTGATGGTGACCAGCTCGAAGTCGATGCTGAAAAGGGCGAAATTAAGAACTTTACCACTGGTGAAACCATCACTTGTGCTCCAGTTCCCCCATTTATGAAAGGCATCCTCGATTGTGGTGGACTGGTAGAATACGTTAAAGATCGTCTAGCTAAATAG
- the leuB gene encoding 3-isopropylmalate dehydrogenase: MKICVMPGDGIGPEIMEQGVKVLNIIGEKFGHKFEITEALIGGAAIDATGGPLPEETVKACKESDAVLLGAVGGPQWDTIDPAIRPERGLLGIRKELSLFANLRPAALFQQLKDACFLRPDIVEKGIDIMVVRELTGGIYFGEPRGTKEENGERMGYNTMVYYEHEVKRIAKVAFEAAQKRKKKLCSVDKANVLDVSRVWREIVIEVSKDYPDVELTHMYVDNAAMQLVRDPSQFDVIVTGNLFGDILSDEASVITGSIGMLPSASLGASNPGLYEPIHGSAPDIAGENKANPLATILSIAMMLRYSFDMAEEADCIEAAVEKTLSEGLRTGDIMDKGGKLVGCTEMGEAVIKNL; this comes from the coding sequence ATGAAAATATGCGTAATGCCCGGCGACGGAATAGGACCGGAAATAATGGAACAGGGCGTTAAAGTCCTGAACATAATCGGCGAAAAATTCGGTCATAAATTCGAAATCACCGAAGCTCTGATTGGTGGTGCTGCCATCGATGCTACTGGCGGGCCCCTTCCTGAAGAGACTGTTAAGGCCTGTAAAGAATCTGACGCAGTTCTTCTTGGTGCTGTCGGCGGTCCTCAGTGGGATACTATTGATCCGGCAATCCGCCCTGAAAGAGGTCTGCTCGGCATCCGTAAGGAACTTTCCCTGTTCGCCAACCTGCGTCCTGCTGCGCTTTTTCAGCAGTTGAAAGATGCATGCTTTCTGCGTCCTGATATCGTAGAGAAGGGCATTGACATCATGGTTGTCCGTGAACTTACCGGCGGCATTTACTTTGGTGAACCTCGCGGTACCAAGGAAGAAAATGGCGAACGCATGGGCTACAATACCATGGTTTACTACGAGCATGAAGTAAAGCGTATTGCCAAGGTTGCTTTCGAAGCTGCACAGAAACGTAAAAAGAAACTTTGCTCCGTGGATAAAGCCAACGTACTGGACGTTTCTCGCGTATGGCGCGAAATAGTCATCGAAGTTTCCAAAGATTACCCCGATGTTGAGCTGACTCACATGTACGTGGATAACGCTGCTATGCAGCTCGTTCGTGATCCTTCCCAGTTTGACGTAATCGTGACCGGAAACCTTTTCGGTGACATCCTCTCCGATGAAGCTTCAGTAATCACCGGTTCCATCGGCATGTTGCCTTCCGCATCCCTCGGCGCTTCCAATCCCGGTCTGTATGAGCCCATTCACGGTTCTGCTCCAGATATTGCTGGCGAGAACAAGGCCAACCCGCTGGCAACCATCCTGTCTATAGCCATGATGCTCCGCTATTCTTTTGATATGGCTGAAGAAGCTGATTGTATAGAAGCCGCAGTGGAAAAGACCCTCTCAGAAGGTCTGCGCACCGGGGATATCATGGATAAGGGCGGTAAGCTGGTAGGCTGCACAGAAATGGGTGAAGCCGTAATTAAGAATCTTTAG
- a CDS encoding GNAT family N-acetyltransferase: MIKFRTERLILREWHNSDYPIFARINADPDVMRYFPAILSEEESNANADIISALIEKRNWGFWAVEIPDIAPFIGFVGLHVPLVTLPFSPCVEIGWRLDKKFWGYGYATEAANFALKYGFAELNLDEIVSFTSEKNLPSQAVMNRLGMRFDDDGFEHPSVPVGSPLRKHVLYRISQEDWRTGLDS, from the coding sequence ATGATTAAATTCAGAACTGAAAGGCTTATCCTGCGTGAATGGCATAACAGTGATTATCCTATTTTTGCGCGCATAAATGCAGACCCAGATGTGATGCGCTATTTCCCTGCCATTCTTTCTGAAGAGGAAAGCAATGCAAATGCCGATATTATTAGCGCGTTGATTGAAAAACGTAACTGGGGATTTTGGGCGGTTGAAATTCCAGATATTGCACCTTTCATCGGTTTTGTAGGTTTGCATGTTCCGTTAGTGACACTGCCGTTTTCACCTTGTGTAGAGATTGGATGGCGGCTGGATAAGAAATTCTGGGGATATGGATATGCTACTGAGGCAGCTAATTTTGCATTAAAATATGGTTTTGCTGAACTAAATCTTGATGAGATAGTGTCTTTCACTTCCGAGAAGAATCTACCCTCACAGGCTGTAATGAATAGACTTGGTATGCGCTTTGACGATGATGGATTTGAACATCCTTCAGTGCCTGTAGGAAGTCCTTTGCGTAAACATGTTCTTTACCGAATCTCTCAGGAAGATTGGCGCACAGGTCTTGATAGCTGA
- a CDS encoding NifB/NifX family molybdenum-iron cluster-binding protein, whose product MLIAVSANSSNVDSSFEPRFGRAAGFMIFDSETGESRFIDNSENAGVAGGAGVQTAQFLADQGVQAIISGTFGPKAEQALLAGHIEMVTVESGTVRELVENYAAESGIGQPKSDLKRSPHSLNQSGGGCRRMGGTGRGMGRSGGGRGMGGGGMGRRS is encoded by the coding sequence ATGCTTATAGCCGTAAGTGCAAATAGTTCTAATGTGGATAGCTCTTTTGAACCCCGATTCGGTAGGGCTGCGGGTTTTATGATTTTTGACAGCGAGACCGGTGAGAGCCGTTTTATTGATAACTCAGAAAATGCCGGAGTTGCTGGCGGCGCAGGAGTGCAAACAGCGCAGTTCCTGGCTGACCAAGGTGTGCAGGCTATTATTTCCGGTACTTTTGGGCCAAAGGCAGAACAGGCTTTGCTGGCAGGCCATATTGAAATGGTGACTGTTGAATCTGGTACTGTGCGTGAGCTGGTTGAAAATTATGCGGCTGAATCAGGAATAGGCCAGCCTAAATCCGATCTTAAGCGCTCTCCTCATAGTCTTAATCAATCCGGCGGAGGCTGCCGACGGATGGGCGGAACTGGACGCGGAATGGGTCGGTCTGGCGGCGGTCGAGGTATGGGTGGAGGTGGAATGGGCCGTAGATCGTAA
- the dapA gene encoding 4-hydroxy-tetrahydrodipicolinate synthase yields MTFQGAFTALVTPFKNGEIDQDAYRELIEWQIEQGIDGLVPCGTTGEAATLTHEEQGEVIRICVEQAKGRVPVIAGAGSNNTKEAVNLTLLAKQAGADATLQITPYYNKPTPAGLLAHFKALSKEASMPFILYNVPGRTGLNCMPETVAMIANEVSDVVGIKEATANLGQVSDVIEQCPEGFCVLSGDDFTVLPLLALGGHGVISVVANIMPKDMSDMCAAYRAGDMKKAQELHFKMQPVNRMMFVETNPIPVKTALGMMGKFETSFRLPLVPLMDESNAKLEAQLKKSGLI; encoded by the coding sequence ATGACATTCCAAGGAGCATTCACTGCTCTGGTCACTCCGTTCAAAAACGGAGAGATTGATCAGGACGCATATCGCGAACTGATTGAGTGGCAGATTGAACAAGGAATCGACGGACTTGTACCCTGTGGTACAACCGGAGAAGCGGCTACACTTACCCATGAAGAACAAGGTGAGGTTATCAGAATCTGTGTGGAGCAGGCCAAGGGACGTGTCCCGGTCATTGCTGGCGCGGGTTCCAACAATACTAAAGAAGCCGTAAACCTTACCCTGCTTGCTAAACAGGCAGGCGCAGATGCCACACTCCAAATTACACCTTACTACAATAAACCTACTCCTGCGGGCTTGCTGGCGCATTTCAAAGCCCTGTCGAAAGAAGCTTCCATGCCTTTCATCCTGTATAATGTTCCCGGGCGCACCGGACTGAACTGCATGCCGGAAACCGTAGCAATGATCGCCAACGAAGTTTCTGATGTCGTCGGCATTAAGGAAGCAACAGCTAATCTTGGCCAGGTTTCAGATGTAATTGAACAGTGTCCCGAAGGGTTCTGCGTACTCTCTGGTGATGATTTCACAGTTCTGCCCCTGCTCGCCCTCGGCGGTCACGGTGTTATATCTGTAGTTGCCAACATTATGCCTAAAGATATGTCCGATATGTGTGCGGCTTATCGTGCAGGTGACATGAAAAAGGCACAGGAACTGCACTTCAAAATGCAGCCTGTAAACCGGATGATGTTTGTCGAAACCAATCCGATTCCGGTAAAAACAGCTCTGGGCATGATGGGTAAATTCGAAACTTCCTTCAGGCTTCCGCTTGTCCCCCTTATGGACGAAAGCAACGCCAAGCTAGAAGCTCAGCTTAAAAAAAGCGGCCTTATCTAG
- a CDS encoding HU family DNA-binding protein, producing MNKSELIKNLAEEKGLHVDESAEIVDAFVDAIKEALVRGDRVEIRGFGSFKMKEYKGYTGRNPKTGAVVDVTPKKLPFFRPGKELKEYLNA from the coding sequence ATGAACAAAAGCGAACTGATTAAGAATCTTGCGGAAGAAAAAGGCCTCCATGTAGATGAATCTGCTGAAATAGTTGATGCATTTGTGGATGCTATCAAAGAGGCTCTCGTTCGCGGCGACAGAGTTGAGATTCGTGGATTCGGAAGCTTTAAGATGAAAGAGTACAAAGGGTACACCGGACGCAACCCCAAGACTGGTGCGGTTGTTGACGTAACCCCTAAAAAGCTGCCTTTTTTCCGTCCCGGTAAAGAGCTGAAAGAATATCTGAACGCTTAA